A single window of Pseudomonas lijiangensis DNA harbors:
- a CDS encoding LysR family transcriptional regulator, which translates to MNPFEDMRIFCQVMESGSFTAASDKLGLSKQFVSRRLMQLEERLGVRLLNRSTRRLDVTPLGQSYYESALRLLGEVEQVEQGISGQNSEPRGTLRLSAPLSFAVAHLGCLLPLFLQRYKDVAVEVDLSDRPVDLLSEGYDLVLRIGVLEDSSLIARRIATIDRVYCASPVYLAERGRPEKPEDLHAHDCLPYGHNRQVQWRFQGSGKPVSLNVSGRMRTNNGELLRDAAIAGLGITYLPTFIVGAALSSGSLVRVLDDLRPEPLTLSAVYPQHRQASRPVQALIEFLRERLASSDTL; encoded by the coding sequence ATGAACCCCTTTGAAGATATGCGCATTTTTTGCCAGGTCATGGAGTCGGGCAGCTTCACGGCGGCCTCCGACAAGCTGGGCCTGTCCAAGCAGTTCGTCAGCCGTCGTCTGATGCAGCTCGAAGAGCGCCTCGGCGTGCGCTTGCTCAATCGCTCCACCCGGCGTCTTGATGTCACCCCGCTGGGGCAGAGCTATTACGAGTCGGCCTTGCGCCTGCTGGGGGAAGTCGAGCAGGTCGAGCAAGGCATTTCCGGGCAGAACAGCGAGCCGCGTGGGACCTTGCGCCTGAGTGCGCCGCTCTCGTTTGCCGTGGCACATCTGGGTTGCCTGCTGCCGCTGTTTTTGCAGCGTTACAAGGATGTGGCAGTGGAAGTGGACCTGAGTGACCGGCCGGTGGACCTGCTCAGCGAGGGCTATGATCTGGTGTTGCGCATTGGCGTGCTGGAAGACTCCAGCCTGATTGCCCGGCGTATTGCCACAATCGACCGGGTGTACTGCGCAAGCCCCGTTTACCTGGCCGAGCGGGGACGTCCGGAAAAACCTGAAGACCTCCACGCCCACGACTGCTTGCCCTATGGCCACAATCGCCAGGTGCAGTGGCGTTTCCAGGGCAGCGGCAAACCCGTGAGCCTGAATGTCAGCGGGCGGATGCGTACCAATAACGGCGAGTTGTTGCGGGATGCGGCGATTGCCGGGCTTGGCATCACGTATTTGCCGACCTTCATTGTCGGGGCCGCGCTGAGCAGTGGAAGCCTGGTCCGGGTGCTGGACGATCTGCGTCCCGAGCCCCTGACGCTGTCGGCGGTTTATCCCCAGCATCGTCAGGCCTCAAGGCCGGTGCAGGCCTTGATCGAGTTCCTGCGCGAAAGGCTGGCAAGCAGCGACACGCTTTGA